The DNA sequence CCAGTAGTATATGTTTAGCTATTGGCTCTTGGTTTTTAGCCATTAGCTTTGGAATTGTATGTTTAGCGAAGCTAAACACGTACGATTTAAATGATTGACTTTAAACAAATTGATGAAGCAAGAAAACTATTAGGGCTGGATGAAGAGGCTACTTTAGAAGAAATAAAAGAAGCCTACCGAAACTTAAGCCTTAAATATCACCCTGATAGATGTAAAGAGGCAGATAAAAAACATTGTGAGGAGATGATGAAAAAGATTAATTATGCCAGAGATGTTATCGTTGCCTACTGCGCCGGCTATAGATTCTCTTTTAAAGAGAAAGACATTAAGAAAAATGTAATGGATAAAGGATTGTATGACCATCTAAAAAGGTTTTATGATGGCTGGTGGGGCGATTTAGATTTATGAGAACAATTTTTGACCAATATTACAATAGATACGATTTATGGTATGATAAAAATAAGGTTGCATACTTGTCAGAGTTGGAGACAATCAAGAAGATTTTGCCAAAAAGAGGCAAGGGGTTAGAAATTGGCGTTGGGACAGGCAGATTTGCTGAGCCTTTGGGGATTAAATATGGGATTGATCCTTCAGAGAAAATGCTTGAAATTGCCAAAGGAAGAGGGGTAAAGATAACATCAGGCTATGGCGAGAAGTTACCATTTAAGGATTATATATTTGATTATGTTGCAATTATCATCACCCTTTGTTT is a window from the bacterium genome containing:
- a CDS encoding J domain-containing protein, with product MIDFKQIDEARKLLGLDEEATLEEIKEAYRNLSLKYHPDRCKEADKKHCEEMMKKINYARDVIVAYCAGYRFSFKEKDIKKNVMDKGLYDHLKRFYDGWWGDLDL